A single genomic interval of Chryseobacterium paludis harbors:
- a CDS encoding RagB/SusD family nutrient uptake outer membrane protein: protein MKKIKYIAFIIAALSFSSCANDLETAPTNQANEAEVFKTAESAETVINGAWAKFNDDGTTYANIGYSTVLRTSDAMGSDVAVLTNKYGFASPYAFTDLVNNTGSRSQFIWSMLYSTINNMNNVIARIDGVEGSQSKKDQVKGQAKALRAFCYLNLASFYQFSYLKDKNALVAPIYTEPTTTNSVGKKRATLEEIYTLIKNDLSEASNLLQNYTRNNKDKIDRSVVNGLLARTYLNTGEWAKAVTAAQIAKAGFPLMAAEKYKDGFNDITNAEWIWGHGQTQEQSGESYAFHYLDVSSSGSYYYSFMADPYFKDLFDTNDIRYQLFQWDGLPGREGLLRYAKFKFKANLIADIVFMRAAEMYLIEAEAEARNGNVTNAVTILNQLKSARHANVYTGPLAQNDVIKEVLIERRKELFGEGFSLSDIIRTQGTVARKPYTDASGQPIKVQITTPDGTVKTVNGRGHSIFAFPDQSVFAPNSRYYLFTIPQKELENNPNL from the coding sequence ATGAAAAAAATAAAATATATAGCCTTTATAATTGCAGCGCTGTCTTTTTCCAGTTGTGCAAATGATCTGGAAACAGCACCTACTAACCAGGCAAATGAAGCAGAAGTTTTTAAAACTGCTGAAAGTGCAGAAACGGTTATTAATGGAGCTTGGGCAAAATTTAATGATGATGGAACTACCTATGCTAATATTGGTTATTCCACTGTGCTGAGAACAAGTGATGCTATGGGAAGTGATGTTGCGGTTCTCACAAATAAATATGGATTTGCATCCCCGTATGCATTTACCGATCTGGTAAACAATACTGGAAGTCGCTCGCAATTTATCTGGAGTATGTTATATTCCACGATCAATAATATGAATAATGTGATAGCAAGAATTGATGGAGTAGAAGGGAGTCAGTCCAAAAAAGATCAGGTTAAGGGGCAGGCAAAAGCTTTACGTGCTTTTTGTTATTTGAATTTAGCTAGTTTTTATCAGTTCAGTTATTTAAAAGATAAAAATGCTTTGGTAGCGCCTATTTATACTGAACCTACTACAACGAATTCGGTAGGAAAGAAAAGAGCCACCCTTGAGGAAATCTATACTTTAATTAAAAATGACCTTTCAGAAGCCAGTAATTTGTTGCAGAATTATACCAGAAATAATAAGGATAAAATTGACAGGTCTGTTGTAAACGGACTGTTGGCAAGAACTTATCTGAATACTGGAGAATGGGCTAAAGCGGTTACTGCTGCACAAATAGCAAAAGCAGGATTTCCATTAATGGCCGCTGAAAAATATAAAGATGGATTTAATGATATTACCAATGCGGAGTGGATTTGGGGACATGGCCAGACGCAGGAACAATCAGGTGAAAGTTATGCCTTTCATTATCTGGATGTTTCTTCTTCAGGAAGTTATTATTACAGTTTCATGGCCGATCCTTATTTTAAAGATCTGTTTGATACCAATGACATCAGATATCAGTTGTTCCAATGGGATGGACTTCCGGGAAGGGAAGGACTTTTAAGATATGCTAAATTTAAATTTAAAGCCAATCTTATTGCAGACATTGTCTTCATGAGAGCTGCTGAGATGTATTTAATTGAAGCAGAAGCAGAAGCCAGAAATGGAAATGTGACCAATGCGGTGACTATTTTAAACCAATTAAAATCTGCCCGACATGCCAATGTGTATACTGGACCTTTAGCACAGAATGATGTGATTAAAGAAGTCCTGATTGAAAGAAGAAAAGAATTATTTGGGGAAGGGTTCTCTTTGTCTGATATTATCAGAACTCAAGGTACGGTAGCAAGAAAACCATACACTGATGCGAGTGGACAACCGATTAAAGTGCAGATAACAACTCCGGATGGTACAGTGAAAACAGTGAATGGGAGAGGACACTCTATATTTGCTTTCCCTGATCAATCTGTATTTGCTCCCAACAGTAGATATTACTTGTTTACGATTCCGCAGAAGGAACTGGAGAATAATCCAAATTTGTAG
- a CDS encoding DUF6660 family protein: protein MNLLRWILAFYFMALSLMPCEDVHKQPNSSTTNASLSIGQPHTKDKGDICSPLCVCNCCQITVTAFKTEPLLSVPKQVQTYFSKKILFQKNDFAYQVYENIWQPPKI, encoded by the coding sequence ATGAACTTGTTAAGATGGATTTTAGCATTCTATTTTATGGCATTATCTCTAATGCCATGTGAAGATGTGCATAAACAACCCAATTCATCTACAACTAATGCATCACTAAGTATCGGGCAGCCCCATACAAAAGACAAAGGCGATATCTGTTCTCCTTTATGTGTCTGCAACTGCTGTCAGATTACGGTGACAGCTTTCAAAACAGAACCCCTACTAAGTGTTCCAAAACAGGTTCAGACTTATTTTTCAAAAAAGATTCTTTTTCAAAAGAATGATTTTGCCTATCAGGTTTACGAGAATATCTGGCAACCCCCTAAAATTTAA
- a CDS encoding CusA/CzcA family heavy metal efflux RND transporter, whose amino-acid sequence MLDKIIKFSINNKFIIGIMTLLLIIWGVWSATRLPIDAVPDITNNQVQIITVCPTLAGQEVEQLVTFPIEQSIANVPGIEDTRSISRFGLSVITVVFKEDVDVYFARQLISEKLKEAAEEIPKGVGTPEMAPVSTGLGEVYQYILHPKKGSEKKYNAKELRTMQDWIVRRQLNGTPGVAEVNSFGGELKQYEVAINPNRLKAMGVSITDIFTSLEKNNQNTGGAYIDRKPNAYFIRGIGMVTSLEDVKNIAVKNETGSVPIFIKDVADVRFGSAVRYGAMTFNGKVDAVGGVVMMLKGANSNEVVDNIKAKIPTIQKSLPNDVVIEPFLDRTDLVGRAMKTVEKNLIEGALIVIFVLVVFLGNLRAGLIVASAIPLSLLFALGMMNVFGVSANLMSLGAIDFGLIVDGAVIIVESTLHILNHKSKGRLTQIQMDKEVGTAASKMMNSAIFGQVIILIVYIPILTLAGVEGKMFTPMAKTVGFAIIGATILSVTYIPMVSALFLSKNIKNKKTISDKIMDFLQRIYQPLLQKAIRLKYMIVSITIFIFVIAAFIFKGMGGEFIPQLQEGDYAFHCILPQGSSLSQSLETSMQASRIIKQFDEVKMVVGKTGSAEVPTDPMPPEATDMIVVLEPQSEWKTKKSYTELADEISEKLEAIPGVFFEKNQPIQMRFNELMTGIRQDVAVKIFGENLDSLSIYADKVGKAIQTVDGATAPQIEKVSGLPQINVEYDRTRIANYGLSIEDVNNALSTAFAGKSTGQVFENERRFDLVVRLDSLNRTNIDDVNNLMITTNTGAQIPLSQVANISYKLGPAQISREQGKRRIVIGFNVKGRDVESVVKDIQVKLEKQIKLPSGYYFTYGGQFENLQEASKRLTIAVPVSLFLIFMLLYFTFHSFKQAALIFTAIPMSAIGGIFALLLRGMPFSISAGIGFIALFGVAVLNGIVLIGTFNELEKEGEKDILKRVIEGTKTRLRPVLMTATVASLGFLPMAISTGAGAEVQKPLATVVIGGLISATFLTLFVLPMLYMIFNTKIPLKKIKMKPLTTVIILGFLMLGQTLNAQSKTLSVEQAVTTAVENNLSLKSKDLSIQAAEALKPTARELPKLGFDAQLGQYNSPKFDQSFAISQSIPFPTIFKARKDLITETVKSKQIDKEVSVNELVKQVRSYYYQIEYLQYNKSQLKNLDSLYRDFIRIATVRFKAGDIKKIEISTAETQQGEINLLLNQNQVYLNNAYKNLKVLLNTSEDFEIPFNGNYEPLKAENVLDIKAVDNNPTIKAFYQEMEIAERNKSVEKSQGLPEFSIGYTNQSLIGLYQKNEQDVFYNSGNRFNSVTLGIAIPLTFGATKARIKSLEYQKQVAETNAKYKKNQLSTQLENAFTQYQQDAQQYDYYVGQAIPNADKIVKAAQLGYRTGEITYVEYLFALQTATNIQLKYLESIQQVNQSVVTINSIINK is encoded by the coding sequence GTGTTAGATAAAATCATAAAATTCAGCATCAATAACAAGTTTATCATAGGTATTATGACCTTGTTATTGATTATTTGGGGAGTTTGGAGTGCTACCAGATTACCTATAGATGCCGTACCTGATATTACCAATAATCAGGTGCAGATTATTACTGTATGCCCTACCCTGGCCGGCCAGGAGGTAGAGCAGTTGGTTACTTTTCCTATCGAACAGAGTATTGCCAATGTTCCTGGGATTGAGGATACAAGGAGTATCTCAAGATTTGGTCTTTCTGTTATTACCGTAGTTTTTAAAGAAGATGTAGATGTCTATTTTGCCCGGCAGCTTATTAGTGAGAAATTAAAAGAAGCAGCTGAGGAAATACCAAAAGGTGTTGGAACTCCGGAAATGGCTCCTGTAAGTACGGGATTAGGAGAAGTATACCAATATATCCTTCATCCCAAAAAAGGGAGTGAGAAAAAATATAATGCTAAAGAACTACGTACAATGCAGGACTGGATCGTACGTAGACAACTGAATGGAACTCCTGGAGTTGCAGAGGTCAATAGTTTTGGGGGCGAATTGAAACAATATGAAGTAGCTATCAACCCAAATCGTCTTAAAGCAATGGGAGTAAGTATTACAGATATATTTACCTCTTTAGAAAAAAACAACCAAAATACGGGTGGAGCCTATATTGATAGGAAGCCCAATGCGTATTTCATTCGTGGAATAGGTATGGTAACCTCTTTGGAGGATGTTAAAAACATTGCAGTAAAAAATGAAACAGGCAGTGTTCCGATTTTTATTAAAGATGTAGCTGATGTTCGTTTTGGAAGCGCCGTTCGTTACGGTGCCATGACCTTTAATGGAAAAGTAGATGCGGTAGGTGGAGTTGTCATGATGCTGAAAGGAGCCAATAGTAATGAAGTCGTAGATAATATTAAGGCTAAAATACCAACCATTCAAAAATCTCTTCCTAATGACGTGGTGATCGAACCTTTCCTTGACAGGACGGATCTGGTTGGAAGAGCAATGAAGACTGTAGAAAAAAACTTAATAGAAGGTGCACTTATTGTCATCTTCGTACTTGTTGTTTTCCTGGGGAATCTTAGAGCTGGTCTTATTGTGGCCTCAGCAATTCCGCTTTCGTTATTGTTTGCTCTGGGAATGATGAATGTTTTTGGAGTCAGTGCCAATTTAATGAGCTTAGGGGCTATTGATTTCGGATTAATTGTAGATGGAGCTGTCATCATTGTGGAATCAACATTACATATACTGAATCATAAAAGTAAAGGAAGGCTTACCCAGATCCAGATGGATAAGGAGGTGGGAACTGCCGCATCTAAAATGATGAACAGTGCCATATTTGGACAAGTCATTATTCTGATAGTATATATTCCCATCCTTACTTTAGCGGGAGTAGAAGGGAAAATGTTTACCCCGATGGCAAAAACGGTAGGATTTGCCATTATCGGAGCAACGATTTTATCTGTAACGTATATTCCGATGGTGAGTGCATTGTTTCTTTCAAAAAATATTAAAAATAAAAAAACGATCAGTGATAAAATAATGGATTTTCTGCAACGCATTTATCAGCCGCTGTTGCAAAAAGCGATTAGATTAAAATATATGATCGTCTCTATAACAATTTTCATTTTCGTTATCGCTGCTTTTATATTTAAAGGTATGGGAGGGGAATTTATTCCGCAGCTGCAAGAGGGTGATTATGCATTCCACTGTATTTTGCCACAAGGAAGTTCTTTAAGTCAAAGTCTTGAAACTTCAATGCAGGCTTCGAGAATTATTAAACAATTTGATGAGGTAAAAATGGTCGTTGGAAAAACGGGATCCGCTGAAGTGCCGACCGATCCAATGCCACCTGAAGCAACTGATATGATTGTGGTTTTAGAACCTCAAAGCGAATGGAAAACAAAGAAATCATATACGGAACTGGCTGATGAGATCAGTGAGAAACTAGAGGCGATTCCGGGAGTATTCTTTGAAAAGAACCAACCGATACAGATGCGTTTTAACGAATTAATGACAGGGATCAGACAAGATGTAGCGGTGAAGATCTTTGGTGAAAATCTTGATTCCCTTTCCATTTACGCAGATAAAGTAGGAAAAGCAATACAGACTGTAGATGGAGCAACGGCGCCACAGATTGAAAAAGTAAGTGGTCTTCCACAGATCAATGTGGAGTATGATAGAACCAGAATTGCTAATTATGGATTGAGTATCGAAGATGTTAATAATGCTTTAAGTACTGCTTTTGCAGGGAAAAGCACGGGACAGGTTTTTGAAAATGAAAGACGTTTTGACTTAGTTGTTCGTTTAGACAGTCTTAACAGAACGAATATCGATGATGTGAATAATCTGATGATCACAACCAATACTGGCGCTCAGATTCCTCTTTCACAGGTTGCTAATATCAGTTATAAACTGGGTCCGGCGCAAATAAGTCGTGAGCAAGGGAAACGAAGAATCGTAATTGGATTTAATGTAAAAGGGCGTGATGTTGAAAGTGTGGTAAAAGATATTCAGGTGAAGCTTGAAAAACAGATAAAATTACCATCAGGATATTATTTTACTTATGGAGGACAATTTGAAAATTTACAGGAGGCAAGTAAGCGTCTAACGATCGCTGTTCCTGTGTCGTTATTTTTGATCTTTATGTTACTGTATTTCACTTTTCACTCCTTCAAACAGGCTGCGTTGATCTTTACTGCTATTCCGATGAGTGCTATTGGTGGCATATTTGCCTTACTTCTCAGAGGAATGCCATTCAGTATAAGTGCAGGAATAGGATTTATAGCATTATTTGGAGTCGCAGTTCTTAATGGGATCGTTTTGATAGGAACCTTTAATGAACTAGAAAAAGAAGGTGAAAAAGATATTCTAAAAAGAGTTATTGAAGGAACCAAAACGAGACTTCGTCCTGTTTTGATGACGGCAACAGTGGCCTCATTAGGATTTTTACCAATGGCGATATCAACAGGAGCGGGGGCTGAGGTTCAAAAACCTTTGGCAACAGTAGTAATAGGAGGACTAATTTCAGCCACCTTTTTAACACTGTTTGTATTACCGATGCTGTATATGATTTTCAATACAAAAATTCCACTAAAGAAAATAAAAATGAAACCTCTGACAACAGTGATCATTCTTGGATTTTTAATGTTGGGGCAAACGTTAAATGCACAGTCTAAAACACTTTCTGTAGAACAGGCAGTAACAACGGCAGTAGAAAATAACCTGTCTTTAAAATCCAAGGACCTGAGTATTCAGGCTGCAGAAGCATTAAAACCTACGGCCAGAGAATTGCCAAAACTTGGTTTTGACGCTCAGCTTGGTCAATATAACAGTCCAAAATTTGACCAGTCTTTTGCGATCTCACAAAGTATCCCATTTCCTACTATTTTTAAAGCACGGAAAGACTTGATCACGGAAACAGTGAAAAGTAAACAGATCGATAAAGAAGTATCTGTTAATGAATTGGTAAAGCAGGTGCGTTCTTATTACTATCAGATAGAATATCTGCAGTACAATAAATCGCAACTAAAGAATCTGGATAGCCTTTACCGGGATTTTATCCGTATTGCAACGGTAAGATTCAAAGCGGGGGATATCAAAAAAATAGAAATAAGTACTGCTGAAACCCAACAGGGGGAAATCAACCTTCTGCTAAATCAAAATCAGGTGTATTTAAATAATGCCTATAAAAATCTGAAAGTTCTCTTAAATACTTCAGAGGATTTTGAAATTCCATTTAATGGAAATTATGAACCTTTAAAAGCTGAAAATGTTCTGGATATCAAAGCTGTTGATAATAATCCGACGATAAAAGCTTTTTATCAGGAAATGGAAATTGCCGAAAGAAATAAGAGTGTCGAAAAATCGCAGGGACTTCCCGAGTTCAGTATTGGATATACCAACCAGTCATTAATTGGATTATACCAAAAAAACGAACAAGATGTATTTTACAATTCAGGAAACCGTTTTAATTCTGTGACTTTGGGAATTGCTATTCCATTAACGTTCGGAGCTACAAAAGCCAGAATTAAATCATTAGAATATCAGAAGCAGGTTGCGGAAACCAATGCAAAATATAAAAAGAATCAGCTTTCCACACAATTGGAAAATGCTTTTACCCAATATCAGCAGGATGCTCAGCAGTACGATTATTATGTGGGGCAGGCTATTCCCAACGCTGATAAAATAGTGAAGGCAGCACAATTAGGATATAGAACAGGAGAAATCACCTATGTAGAATATCTTTTTGCCTTACAGACAGCTACTAATATTCAATTAAAATACTTAGAATCTATTCAGCAGGTCAATCAATCTGTAGTTACTATTAATTCAATAATTAATAAATAA
- a CDS encoding efflux RND transporter periplasmic adaptor subunit, which translates to MRKKHIIIYFTFLSLFVISCEKKKEVAETAAGKTEQKAESPAEVPQTIASLTEEQMKAVGITLGTIEMKELTSTIKANGLLRVPNNNKATITSLYGGIIKTLNVQVGSFVNKGQVIATIANPEFIQLQEDYLTTNSRITFAEQEYRRQRELFDNDAGAKKNLQSSDSELKTLRTRKASLLRQLQMMGINPGSVNNANMRSGLVITAPISGTISSIAAQIGSYVDVSSPVAEIIDNQSIHLDLQIFEKDLPKMRVGQIVHFKLTNNPETEYDAKVYSIGSSFENDSKTISVHCNVTGNKTGLIDGMNITGIVSLDYSTTPAIPNEAIVEADGKFYVFVQTDKKPEEDHDETEIKAGKPKKNIKTVNFEKIEVVKGSTDMGYTAVTPVREIASDSKIVVKSAFFVNAKLTNGGEHDE; encoded by the coding sequence ATGAGAAAAAAACACATCATCATATATTTTACATTTCTTTCTTTATTCGTCATTAGTTGTGAGAAAAAGAAAGAGGTAGCTGAGACTGCTGCGGGGAAAACAGAACAGAAAGCTGAAAGCCCTGCAGAAGTTCCTCAAACGATTGCTTCACTTACAGAAGAGCAAATGAAAGCAGTAGGAATTACACTGGGAACCATTGAAATGAAGGAATTGACTTCAACTATCAAGGCAAATGGATTACTTAGAGTTCCGAACAACAATAAAGCAACAATAACTTCTCTATATGGAGGAATTATAAAAACACTCAATGTTCAGGTAGGAAGTTTTGTAAATAAAGGACAGGTAATTGCAACCATTGCAAACCCTGAATTCATTCAGCTCCAGGAAGACTATCTGACTACGAACAGCAGGATCACTTTTGCTGAACAGGAATACAGAAGACAGCGGGAGCTTTTTGATAATGATGCCGGAGCAAAGAAAAATCTTCAAAGCTCTGATTCGGAATTGAAAACGTTAAGAACAAGAAAGGCATCCTTGCTGAGACAACTTCAAATGATGGGAATAAATCCCGGAAGTGTAAATAATGCAAATATGAGATCCGGCCTGGTAATTACGGCGCCAATAAGTGGGACAATCAGTAGTATTGCTGCCCAGATAGGAAGCTATGTAGATGTTTCATCCCCTGTTGCAGAAATTATTGATAACCAATCGATACATTTAGATCTGCAGATTTTTGAAAAAGATCTGCCAAAAATGAGAGTGGGACAGATCGTACATTTTAAACTGACCAATAACCCTGAAACGGAATATGATGCAAAAGTGTATAGTATAGGGTCATCATTCGAAAATGATAGCAAAACAATTTCTGTACACTGTAATGTAACAGGAAATAAAACAGGTCTTATTGACGGTATGAACATTACCGGAATCGTAAGTCTCGATTACAGCACAACGCCTGCGATCCCTAATGAAGCAATAGTAGAAGCAGATGGAAAGTTTTATGTCTTTGTACAGACGGATAAAAAGCCGGAAGAGGATCATGATGAAACTGAGATAAAAGCCGGGAAACCTAAAAAGAATATTAAAACAGTCAATTTTGAAAAAATAGAAGTTGTAAAAGGTTCTACTGATATGGGATATACGGCTGTTACTCCGGTACGGGAAATTGCTTCGGATTCTAAAATAGTTGTAAAGAGTGCATTTTTTGTCAATGCCAAGCTTACGAATGGCGGAGAACATGATGAATAG
- a CDS encoding methyltransferase family protein, producing the protein MALKEELEKQGNWLFKYRSTLPIGILFVGLVVSIQTNLKEETNSCTIFYEFACLFVSMIGLGIRIYTVGYTPKNTSGRNTSEGQVADTLNTTGIYSVVRNPLYLGNFFMWLGLAMFTENLWFIISFVLFYWIYYERIIYAEEQFLERKFGEKYRSWADKVPVFIPNLGLFTKNELSFSIKKVLKKEKNGLFAMFLIFMVFDLIGEWIRNHSDHNLFFISGTIFTMIIYIVLKVLKMKTGFLENNRS; encoded by the coding sequence ATGGCTTTAAAAGAAGAACTTGAAAAACAGGGAAACTGGCTGTTTAAATATAGAAGTACTTTACCGATAGGTATTTTATTTGTCGGTTTAGTAGTTTCTATCCAAACTAATTTAAAAGAAGAAACAAACAGCTGTACCATATTCTATGAATTTGCATGCTTATTCGTAAGTATGATTGGCCTCGGAATTAGAATATACACGGTGGGATATACACCTAAGAATACGTCGGGAAGAAATACTTCGGAAGGGCAGGTGGCTGATACTCTTAATACAACAGGAATTTACAGCGTAGTAAGAAATCCATTGTATTTGGGAAATTTCTTTATGTGGTTAGGCCTTGCAATGTTTACAGAGAACTTATGGTTTATCATTTCTTTTGTTCTTTTTTACTGGATCTATTACGAAAGAATTATATATGCAGAAGAACAATTTTTAGAAAGAAAATTTGGTGAAAAATATAGATCATGGGCAGATAAAGTACCGGTTTTTATCCCTAACTTAGGGTTGTTTACAAAGAATGAGTTGTCTTTTAGTATAAAAAAGGTGCTGAAGAAAGAAAAGAACGGGCTTTTTGCCATGTTTCTGATTTTCATGGTGTTTGATTTAATTGGGGAATGGATTAGAAATCATTCTGATCATAACTTATTTTTCATTTCAGGAACTATTTTTACAATGATTATTTACATTGTACTTAAAGTGTTAAAAATGAAAACAGGTTTTTTGGAAAATAATAGATCGTAA
- a CDS encoding bestrophin family protein has translation MLLNKRLSIWYFVNEIKSQMLFLFIFAVSIGLLDLLPGFRKISLPLNVPALIGTAVSLLLAFRTSQSYERWWEARIVWGAIVNDSRTFVRLVMQFLPEGHDKEVEKFAERQIVWTYALGESLRKQPFSDRVQDYLGANKISGFNIPNALLDEHSKQVKEIMYAKSISEFQQLQLNDAITKLCDSMGKCERLKNTVFPRSYSILVHVLIYVFAAILPFGLDDNQLIVEIALTFLVPTMFIAIERTSIIMQDPFENTPVDTPMTSLAQTIEINLRQMIGEQNVPMKKENPLYYEM, from the coding sequence ATGTTATTAAATAAAAGATTATCCATTTGGTATTTCGTCAATGAAATAAAATCTCAGATGCTTTTCCTCTTTATATTTGCTGTATCCATAGGACTTTTAGATTTATTACCTGGATTTCGTAAGATATCACTTCCATTGAATGTGCCTGCACTTATAGGAACTGCGGTATCTCTGTTATTGGCTTTCCGTACTTCACAATCCTATGAGCGATGGTGGGAGGCAAGAATTGTTTGGGGAGCTATTGTGAATGACTCGCGGACTTTTGTAAGATTGGTCATGCAATTTTTACCGGAAGGTCATGATAAAGAAGTTGAGAAGTTTGCTGAAAGACAGATTGTCTGGACGTACGCACTTGGAGAATCCTTAAGGAAACAGCCTTTTTCTGATCGTGTACAGGATTATCTGGGTGCAAATAAAATTTCGGGGTTTAATATTCCTAATGCTTTGCTCGATGAACATTCTAAGCAGGTTAAAGAAATAATGTATGCAAAATCTATTTCAGAATTTCAGCAATTACAGCTTAATGATGCAATAACTAAACTTTGTGACAGTATGGGAAAATGTGAACGGCTTAAAAATACTGTTTTCCCGAGATCCTATAGTATTTTAGTTCATGTATTAATTTATGTGTTTGCGGCTATACTGCCATTTGGTCTGGATGATAACCAGTTAATAGTTGAGATCGCACTTACTTTTTTGGTTCCCACTATGTTTATTGCCATTGAGAGAACATCTATTATCATGCAGGATCCATTTGAAAATACTCCTGTTGATACGCCAATGACTTCCCTGGCGCAGACTATAGAAATTAATCTGAGACAGATGATTGGAGAACAAAATGTTCCTATGAAGAAAGAGAATCCTTTATACTATGAAATGTAA
- a CDS encoding cation diffusion facilitator family transporter encodes MNEKNTQTASAASKHKKNLLLVLALSGTYLIAEVIGGVITNSLALLADAAHMLTDVVGLLLAFIAIKIGERKADSKKTFGYYRTEILAAVINAVVLLGISLYVLYEAYQRFQNPPEVQSKSMLIVAGIGLVVNIVGMMILRKDSEASLNMKGAYFEVLSDMLTSIGVMIAGVIMLTTNWYYADPLISAAIGLLIFPRTWRLLKEAVNVLLESTPKDVDIDLLRKSLEQIRGVKGLHDLHVWSLTSGINAMSAHVVKDDMITQNQLLEALTEEAMTKFKISHTTFQIEEEGYKEGAVHS; translated from the coding sequence ATGAACGAAAAAAATACACAGACCGCTTCGGCGGCAAGTAAACACAAAAAAAATCTTCTTCTTGTATTAGCTTTAAGTGGAACCTACCTTATAGCCGAGGTTATTGGAGGTGTTATTACTAACAGTCTTGCATTATTAGCTGATGCCGCACATATGCTTACCGATGTGGTGGGATTGCTTCTGGCATTTATCGCCATAAAAATAGGAGAGCGTAAAGCTGATTCTAAAAAAACTTTTGGCTATTACCGAACAGAAATATTAGCGGCTGTAATTAATGCTGTAGTACTATTGGGAATTTCCCTGTATGTTTTGTATGAAGCTTATCAGCGATTTCAGAATCCACCGGAAGTGCAGAGTAAATCGATGTTGATTGTCGCAGGAATTGGTTTAGTAGTTAATATTGTTGGCATGATGATCCTTAGAAAAGATTCTGAGGCAAGTCTGAATATGAAAGGAGCTTATTTTGAAGTGCTTTCAGATATGCTTACCTCAATAGGGGTGATGATTGCTGGTGTGATTATGCTTACAACCAATTGGTATTATGCAGATCCATTGATCTCAGCAGCCATTGGATTGCTGATCTTTCCAAGGACATGGCGCCTTCTGAAAGAAGCTGTAAATGTATTATTGGAAAGCACACCTAAAGATGTAGATATAGATCTTCTTCGTAAATCCTTAGAACAAATTCGCGGAGTAAAAGGCCTTCATGATCTTCATGTATGGTCACTTACTTCAGGAATTAATGCAATGAGTGCTCATGTTGTTAAAGACGATATGATTACTCAGAATCAGTTGCTGGAAGCCCTTACAGAAGAGGCGATGACCAAGTTTAAAATCAGTCATACGACCTTTCAGATAGAGGAGGAGGGATACAAGGAAGGGGCTGTCCATTCTTAA
- a CDS encoding Fur family transcriptional regulator yields MKKEIENKLIDKNTKPTSMRILVYDFLSSQEMALSLSEIENSFDNADRTTIYRTLKTFEEKGIVHSIQENTTTKYKLCDDDCDEKTHKDWHLHFYCKICKQTTCKEDISFPENIQTNFRIDEIRLFAKGICETCLESLQ; encoded by the coding sequence ATGAAAAAAGAGATAGAAAATAAACTGATAGATAAAAATACCAAACCGACAAGTATGCGGATTCTGGTATATGATTTTTTAAGCTCTCAGGAAATGGCTTTATCGTTGTCTGAAATTGAAAATTCTTTTGACAACGCGGACAGGACAACAATTTACAGGACGTTGAAAACCTTTGAAGAAAAAGGGATTGTTCATAGTATACAGGAAAATACAACAACCAAGTATAAACTTTGTGATGATGATTGTGATGAAAAAACACACAAAGACTGGCATCTTCACTTCTACTGTAAGATTTGTAAGCAAACCACATGTAAGGAAGATATTTCGTTTCCGGAAAATATACAGACAAATTTCAGGATTGATGAAATAAGACTTTTTGCCAAAGGTATTTGTGAAACCTGTCTTGAAAGTTTGCAATAG